In one window of Pseudobdellovibrionaceae bacterium DNA:
- a CDS encoding Hsp20/alpha crystallin family protein, which produces MKKSMTPSVFGNAFPTAWDDFDRMLEGFFVPTTRSEFKFNPAVDIEELPNQYLVTLDIPGLNREDIKVEVKDNTLSISGERKREEKEEKPGYTRYERSHGTFERRFTLPETVSGKEVSAKYEDGVLKVTLPKSSESPSHFVDIN; this is translated from the coding sequence ATGAAAAAATCAATGACACCCAGTGTTTTCGGCAATGCCTTTCCCACGGCGTGGGATGATTTTGACCGCATGCTTGAAGGCTTTTTTGTTCCCACCACACGGTCGGAGTTTAAATTTAATCCTGCCGTCGATATTGAAGAGTTGCCTAATCAATACTTAGTCACTCTTGATATTCCTGGCCTCAACCGTGAAGACATCAAAGTAGAAGTGAAAGATAATACTTTGAGCATTTCTGGTGAGCGCAAGCGAGAAGAAAAAGAAGAGAAGCCGGGCTACACTCGCTATGAGCGCAGTCATGGCACTTTTGAACGGCGTTTCACTTTGCCAGAAACTGTGAGCGGCAAAGAAGTGTCTGCAAAATATGAAGACGGAGTTTTAAAGGTGACGCTACCGAAATCCTCTGAATCTCCCTCTCATTTTGTAGATATCAACTAA
- a CDS encoding type II toxin-antitoxin system VapB family antitoxin, whose amino-acid sequence MPTNLALDDELIEKAKEVGNHPTKKEAVTVALQEYIRNKKQKEILKLFGGLEFNPEYNYKKQRAKK is encoded by the coding sequence ATGCCTACAAATTTAGCGTTAGATGATGAGTTGATAGAAAAGGCGAAAGAAGTGGGTAACCATCCCACAAAAAAAGAGGCCGTCACTGTGGCACTGCAGGAGTATATTCGAAACAAAAAACAAAAAGAAATTCTGAAGCTTTTTGGTGGGCTCGAGTTTAATCCAGAGTATAATTACAAGAAGCAACGAGCGAAAAAATGA
- a CDS encoding PIN domain-containing protein — protein sequence MILVDTCIWSEALRKNHSKNHVAIEKFARIISENQVAIIGAIRQELLSGIKEKRSIIKLKDHLRYFPDIELSERDYELAAEYFNQCQRKGVQGSNTDFLICSVANRLKLPIFTLDKDFKNFQKILKIKLF from the coding sequence ATGATATTAGTCGACACCTGCATTTGGTCCGAAGCTCTGCGAAAGAACCACTCAAAGAATCATGTAGCTATTGAAAAGTTTGCCCGTATCATCTCTGAAAACCAGGTCGCAATTATTGGCGCCATTAGACAGGAGCTCCTGTCGGGCATTAAAGAAAAAAGATCTATTATCAAATTGAAAGATCATCTCCGGTATTTTCCGGATATTGAGCTGAGCGAACGAGACTACGAGTTGGCGGCAGAATATTTCAACCAATGCCAGAGGAAGGGAGTTCAGGGGTCAAATACCGATTTTTTAATTTGTTCTGTAGCAAATAGACTAAAATTGCCAATTTTTACATTGGACAAAGATTTTAAAAACTTTCAAAAAATTCTGAAGATCAAACTTTTTTAG
- a CDS encoding amino acid permease, with the protein MKKLQRSLGLSSVISICTSSALGSGLFILPAIAIVHTGSSAWLAFFVAGLSVLPAALSKAELATAMPESGGTYIYLERTFGPLAGTVAGLGVYLVMLLKSAFALVGFGAYLSVIASLPLLPTAMGLLVVILALNVLGVGKVGGVLVVSVIISITGLFILATGASFSVRPELLEPFFANGLGEFIYVIALVFVSYAGITKIAAVAEEVKQPGRNIPRGILLSLLLIMVLYSVVNFVLAGNIPQKDFVGDLKPIYSLAERLGGSSLGVVFSVLGVVTMTSMANAGVLAASRFPFAMSRDQLLPDLLGRLHERFMTPIWSILLSGLVVAAAILTMDVEGIAKFASAFILLLFLLENVVVIVLRETRVQWYKPEYKSPLYPWMQLVGIVSGIAIMAAMGLTVLLAVVSISVPGLILYAAFSRLRTDRKGVLGFRGRRKDLVDVDATPKPRHHVEVVDLSVDASVVVALFGKEKTPEVLTELGVVLAGGGKVEVAYLTELPEQTVLDDLDEDTPVIRSLRRRLLAMAEKENVEMSFDPIVTHDLFKSINDISQRLHSQWLVVEWAGKGRGAFTFHNPMGWLQDHLSCNLVTVRDRGVRYYRKILVALKGTDVDRFVIDTARQYARAFDAEITFCRYVDSPLSEEGRARENEYLEKFSKYCRIDAKTMICEGDNEVDQLVAASIEYDLLILANYDEPNRLKRIFGTAHDEIMSQVACTAISIKAPK; encoded by the coding sequence TTGAAGAAGTTGCAGCGCAGTTTGGGGTTGAGTTCAGTCATCTCGATTTGTACGAGTTCTGCGTTGGGAAGTGGTCTTTTTATCCTACCTGCTATTGCCATTGTACATACTGGATCATCGGCGTGGTTGGCGTTTTTTGTGGCGGGTTTAAGTGTTTTACCCGCGGCTCTTTCAAAGGCAGAGCTTGCCACTGCCATGCCTGAGTCAGGTGGAACCTACATATACCTTGAGCGAACGTTTGGCCCGCTCGCGGGAACCGTGGCGGGACTGGGCGTGTATTTGGTGATGCTGTTAAAAAGTGCCTTTGCCCTTGTGGGGTTTGGCGCCTACTTGTCGGTGATAGCGTCCTTGCCATTATTGCCGACGGCCATGGGGTTGTTGGTCGTGATTTTGGCCTTAAATGTTTTAGGAGTGGGTAAAGTGGGGGGAGTGCTTGTGGTGTCAGTGATCATAAGCATCACAGGGTTGTTCATTTTGGCCACGGGTGCATCGTTCTCCGTGCGGCCAGAGCTATTGGAACCTTTTTTCGCAAATGGTTTGGGTGAATTCATTTACGTTATCGCATTGGTATTTGTATCTTACGCAGGGATTACAAAAATTGCAGCTGTGGCCGAAGAAGTGAAGCAGCCGGGTCGCAACATTCCCCGCGGTATCTTGTTGTCGTTGTTGCTCATTATGGTCTTGTACAGTGTGGTGAATTTTGTATTGGCCGGAAATATTCCACAAAAAGATTTTGTCGGTGATTTAAAGCCTATTTATTCACTGGCAGAGCGTCTGGGGGGATCGTCTTTGGGCGTGGTGTTTTCAGTGCTCGGTGTGGTGACGATGACCTCTATGGCGAATGCCGGAGTGTTAGCCGCCTCACGGTTTCCGTTTGCAATGAGTCGAGACCAGCTGTTGCCTGATTTGCTGGGTCGTTTGCACGAGCGATTTATGACGCCCATATGGAGTATTTTGCTATCAGGACTTGTGGTGGCCGCAGCCATTCTCACGATGGATGTAGAGGGCATTGCCAAATTTGCCAGTGCCTTTATTCTTCTTTTGTTTCTTTTAGAAAATGTAGTGGTGATTGTCTTACGTGAAACAAGAGTGCAGTGGTACAAGCCCGAGTACAAGTCGCCCCTGTATCCTTGGATGCAACTTGTGGGGATTGTTTCGGGCATTGCCATTATGGCGGCGATGGGGTTGACAGTTCTGTTGGCCGTGGTCTCAATATCTGTGCCAGGACTTATTTTGTATGCGGCCTTTTCGAGGCTGCGCACAGACAGAAAAGGGGTTCTAGGTTTTCGAGGGCGACGCAAAGACTTAGTCGACGTGGATGCAACGCCAAAACCGAGGCACCATGTAGAAGTGGTAGATCTTTCAGTTGACGCGTCAGTAGTTGTGGCCCTCTTTGGTAAAGAAAAAACCCCAGAAGTTTTAACAGAATTGGGAGTGGTGTTAGCCGGGGGCGGTAAAGTGGAAGTGGCTTACCTTACCGAGTTGCCCGAGCAAACAGTTCTGGATGATTTAGATGAAGACACGCCAGTGATTCGATCGCTCAGACGACGACTGCTAGCCATGGCCGAAAAAGAAAATGTAGAAATGTCGTTTGACCCCATTGTCACCCATGATCTTTTTAAATCGATCAACGACATCAGCCAAAGGCTGCACAGTCAGTGGTTGGTGGTGGAGTGGGCTGGAAAAGGTCGAGGTGCGTTTACGTTTCATAATCCCATGGGATGGTTACAAGATCACCTTTCGTGCAATCTTGTGACGGTGAGAGACCGAGGGGTGCGCTATTACCGAAAAATTTTGGTGGCGTTGAAGGGTACCGATGTCGATCGTTTTGTCATCGATACGGCCAGGCAATACGCCAGGGCCTTTGATGCCGAAATCACATTTTGCAGATATGTGGACTCACCACTCAGTGAAGAAGGTCGCGCCCGCGAAAATGAATATTTAGAAAAATTCTCAAAATATTGCCGAATCGATGCCAAAACCATGATCTGTGAAGGCGACAACGAAGTAGATCAACTGGTTGCCGCATCCATAGAGTACGATCTACTCATCTTGGCCAACTACGATGAGCCGAATCGCCTAAAACGAATCTTCGGGACCGCCCACGACGAAATCATGTCCCAAGTCGCCTGCACAGCCATCAGCATAAAAGCCCCGAAGTAA